Proteins found in one Campylobacter concisus genomic segment:
- a CDS encoding ATP phosphoribosyltransferase regulatory subunit, with the protein MNENALNVYEHEIPNGSKLYFASSAKLKRQIEQKASEILENEGFSEIVTPFFSYHQHLSVDATNLLRFSDSLNHEISLRADSTVDTVRIVLRRLKANESKRWFYIQPVFRYPSQEIYQIGAELIGENDVLKSINIVAKLLNELKMDTFLQVSNIQIPRVICEILSVPIEIFENGQMEKILSQNVPWLSALALLKSVDELDEVIKISPSKLKEPLENLRNLASALEYKNLRIVPLYYSKMRYYDSLFFRFLRNNSIIASGGSYEIDGKINSGFAVYTDALIEEKINLRK; encoded by the coding sequence ATGAATGAAAATGCTTTAAATGTTTATGAGCATGAAATCCCAAATGGAAGCAAGCTATACTTTGCCAGTAGCGCAAAGCTAAAGAGGCAGATCGAGCAAAAAGCTAGTGAAATTTTAGAAAATGAAGGCTTTAGCGAGATCGTAACGCCATTTTTCTCATATCACCAGCATTTAAGTGTAGATGCTACAAATCTTTTACGTTTTAGCGATAGCCTAAATCACGAAATAAGTCTAAGAGCTGATAGTACGGTAGATACTGTAAGGATCGTGCTTAGAAGACTAAAAGCAAACGAATCAAAAAGATGGTTTTATATCCAACCAGTCTTTCGCTATCCAAGCCAAGAAATTTATCAAATCGGAGCCGAGCTAATCGGTGAAAATGATGTTTTAAAAAGCATAAATATCGTAGCAAAGCTTCTTAATGAGCTAAAAATGGATACATTTTTGCAAGTGAGCAATATACAAATTCCAAGGGTAATTTGTGAAATTTTAAGTGTACCTATTGAAATTTTTGAAAATGGACAAATGGAAAAAATTTTATCTCAAAATGTTCCATGGCTAAGTGCTCTTGCTCTTTTAAAGTCAGTTGATGAGTTGGATGAAGTGATTAAAATTTCTCCAAGCAAGCTAAAAGAACCGCTTGAAAATTTGAGAAATTTAGCCAGTGCTTTAGAATATAAAAATTTAAGAATAGTTCCGCTATATTACTCGAAAATGAGATATTACGATAGTTTATTTTTTAGATTTTTAAGAAATAATAGCATAATAGCAAGTGGCGGCAGCTACGAAATAGACGGAAAAATAAATAGTGGTTTTGCTGTTTATACAGATGCATTGATAGAAGAAAAAATTAATTTAAGGAAGTAA
- a CDS encoding diguanylate cyclase domain-containing protein — translation MLDKQKTSLQIVKMFYTKAILLLLSFIFLALFVVCAGTNDIKYDLSSTNSNIKSSISNSFFIIKNDLFLKSKMVEAGLSDILFDKNSTKNDLYIAFYVFDKNRNLIYLKRFLGADDIAEKDLSRLRLNETDAGKFTVSDRVYKNSRFRDIYASYGLKNGGSILVQIDIKFLQNYTNVGYDDKSKTYAYLVDKYGNLSRDEFYKKFDESMFLPYVSLGDEFKEDKIIFSLSHMGFYLISYMPEYKIFVITASTKHFHIFMQFVLFWLSIFCFISSLILWVRDVKFIKNRIMPALKEVRDTLDGDEYEIRRSLNVAEFEDIKNGINKLKIETKKATDGLEEYKSRFGYIFEQSFLKIVVYDAYSGDIIDASNAFLSSVGYTKDEIIELNLNDLIDDDFALFMQMKQDAQNSDMSFKIKLKTKDGGTKEGFLQESQIELRDSRLNFMLIHELDDGKFTKKDNEAINDYSFLSPNVIAEALSSDPFSIVRSTQNIDSVFKVPQDKKLINLKNLISPESLDEFAVNVSNESKKFFEKGSKNSEINLVANMQTNENNKTPFKIKVKFIDNGADKERKIIYFFNDLSDIAKLQEKYDAELKYFQSILWASQALVFSWDKKSDTLYIPNAIAKSLGYALNGDMSINFERAKTIFVDEFVSFKDFFDLIKKGEVYDGEVRFYRADKEIIYVRIRAKAIAFYDGEVSVIKGTMQDLSVQNSFFSYQDLLAKIFSYAKEQIIMLDDEFRIIDANDAFFDTLDISRDKNFIEKIYSKDIINFKNGLKDIKDEILNSIKITGFWQGLIHDIRSKNRLEVISISKLLNTFGDQEGYILLASSANDDCYNKEYLEFIAYHDTLTGLPNRFLLFNKLENLLKQAKKSLKIAAFYVDFDNFKSINDGYGHQVGDKILIEISKKIDEIFPKQGIFARIGGDEFIGAMPYENLGEIYETAENILRVGQSKISIDDDEKKLSVSIGISLSSDALSVDDLIERADWAMYQAKLNGKNKYYVFNSKKDTYFKNEYRDDSKIIEAIDAGEMFLLYQPEIDIKSGEVSSFEAFIRWKNGDKILRPSDFLPLAKGSKAVVAIALFTLKDALKARAVWLKEGINAKVRVNLCIKKLMTSEFFEKFKKLLEDEQLDANGLIIDIVDSASGVNLDDVVRYIDAYKELGVSFSLDDFASYSGSVEALGMLKTNRFNIDKRFCKQIFDSVEALKTIRMIKYVSDTFDFDVMIKNLEDKSMLEIFVGFGFSRFQGRLFAPELSLDDVLKFKFTLSSPLNVRNFQDDENYNMLCKIVGAKELMIRLINLLKCDEKVSEKLKIEIANQVDDIRTIDKKLAEILDTILVKIDKENVINLANEAILLCDNDLNLSGANK, via the coding sequence GTGCTTGATAAACAAAAAACCAGCCTTCAAATAGTAAAAATGTTTTACACAAAGGCTATTTTACTTTTACTCTCATTTATATTTTTAGCATTATTTGTAGTTTGTGCCGGTACGAACGATATAAAATATGATCTTAGCTCAACTAATTCAAATATAAAATCATCAATCTCAAATAGCTTTTTTATAATAAAAAATGATCTATTTTTAAAGTCAAAAATGGTTGAAGCAGGTCTTAGTGATATACTATTTGATAAAAATTCAACAAAAAACGATCTTTATATAGCTTTTTATGTTTTTGATAAAAATAGAAATTTAATCTATTTAAAGAGATTTTTAGGTGCTGATGACATAGCCGAAAAGGATCTATCTCGGCTTAGGTTAAACGAGACAGATGCTGGAAAATTTACAGTATCGGATCGAGTTTATAAAAACAGTCGTTTTAGAGACATTTATGCATCTTATGGACTAAAAAATGGAGGCAGTATTTTAGTTCAAATTGATATAAAATTTTTGCAAAACTACACTAATGTAGGTTACGATGATAAAAGCAAAACTTATGCTTATCTGGTAGATAAATATGGAAATTTATCAAGAGATGAGTTTTATAAAAAATTTGATGAATCGATGTTTTTGCCTTATGTGAGTCTTGGCGATGAGTTTAAAGAGGATAAAATAATATTTTCTTTAAGCCATATGGGCTTTTATCTCATAAGCTATATGCCAGAGTATAAAATTTTTGTTATTACCGCTTCAACGAAGCATTTTCATATCTTTATGCAGTTTGTGTTATTTTGGCTATCGATCTTTTGTTTTATATCTTCTTTAATATTATGGGTTAGAGATGTAAAATTTATAAAAAATAGAATAATGCCAGCTTTAAAAGAGGTAAGAGATACTTTGGATGGCGATGAATACGAGATAAGACGAAGCCTTAATGTAGCAGAATTTGAAGATATAAAAAATGGAATAAACAAGCTAAAGATAGAAACCAAAAAAGCAACTGACGGACTAGAAGAATACAAAAGTAGATTTGGCTATATTTTTGAGCAAAGCTTTTTGAAAATAGTAGTTTATGATGCTTATAGCGGCGATATTATTGATGCTAGTAATGCATTTTTATCTTCTGTTGGCTACACAAAAGATGAGATTATAGAGCTAAATTTAAATGATTTAATAGATGACGATTTTGCATTGTTTATGCAAATGAAACAAGATGCTCAAAATAGCGATATGAGTTTTAAAATCAAGCTAAAAACAAAAGATGGCGGCACTAAAGAGGGATTTTTACAAGAGTCGCAGATTGAACTAAGAGATTCTAGGCTAAATTTTATGCTTATACACGAGCTTGACGATGGAAAATTTACGAAAAAGGATAACGAAGCAATAAATGATTATTCGTTTTTATCGCCAAATGTAATAGCAGAAGCATTAAGTAGCGATCCATTTTCTATCGTAAGAAGTACGCAAAATATCGATAGTGTCTTTAAAGTCCCACAAGATAAGAAGCTTATAAATTTAAAAAATCTAATAAGTCCTGAAAGTTTAGATGAGTTTGCTGTAAATGTTTCTAATGAATCTAAAAAATTCTTTGAAAAAGGTAGCAAAAATAGCGAGATAAATCTCGTAGCCAATATGCAAACAAATGAAAACAACAAAACACCATTTAAGATAAAAGTAAAATTTATAGATAATGGTGCTGATAAAGAGCGAAAGATCATCTACTTTTTTAATGACTTAAGTGATATAGCGAAGTTGCAAGAAAAATATGATGCTGAATTAAAATATTTTCAAAGCATACTTTGGGCAAGCCAAGCGCTTGTCTTTTCATGGGATAAAAAAAGCGATACCCTTTATATCCCAAATGCTATCGCCAAGTCGCTCGGATATGCATTAAATGGGGATATGAGTATAAATTTTGAACGTGCAAAAACTATATTTGTAGATGAATTTGTAAGCTTTAAGGACTTTTTTGACCTTATAAAAAAAGGTGAAGTATATGATGGCGAAGTGCGTTTTTATAGGGCTGATAAAGAGATTATTTATGTAAGGATTAGAGCAAAAGCAATAGCTTTTTATGATGGTGAAGTAAGCGTCATAAAGGGCACAATGCAAGATCTTAGTGTGCAAAATAGCTTTTTTTCTTATCAAGACCTTTTAGCAAAAATTTTCTCATACGCAAAAGAGCAAATTATTATGCTTGATGATGAGTTTAGGATCATAGATGCTAATGACGCTTTTTTCGATACGCTTGACATTTCTAGAGATAAAAATTTTATAGAGAAAATTTACTCAAAAGATATAATAAATTTTAAAAACGGACTAAAAGATATTAAAGATGAAATTTTAAATTCAATTAAAATAACTGGCTTTTGGCAAGGTCTTATTCATGATATTCGAAGCAAAAATAGACTCGAAGTCATAAGTATAAGCAAGCTTTTAAACACGTTTGGCGATCAAGAGGGATATATTTTGTTAGCTTCAAGCGCAAATGATGACTGCTACAATAAAGAGTATCTCGAATTTATCGCGTATCACGATACGCTGACTGGGCTGCCAAATAGATTTTTACTTTTTAATAAGCTAGAAAATCTGCTAAAACAAGCGAAAAAAAGCTTAAAAATAGCAGCTTTTTATGTTGATTTTGATAATTTTAAATCGATAAATGACGGATATGGACATCAAGTAGGTGATAAAATCCTAATAGAAATTTCAAAAAAAATAGATGAAATTTTTCCAAAACAAGGAATATTTGCAAGAATAGGCGGAGACGAGTTTATAGGCGCTATGCCTTATGAAAATTTGGGAGAAATTTACGAAACTGCTGAAAACATCTTAAGAGTGGGTCAGAGTAAAATTTCTATTGATGATGATGAAAAAAAACTTAGCGTAAGTATTGGTATTAGCTTAAGTAGCGATGCACTTAGTGTTGATGATCTAATCGAAAGAGCAGATTGGGCCATGTATCAAGCAAAGCTTAATGGAAAAAATAAATATTATGTATTTAATTCGAAAAAAGATACTTACTTTAAAAATGAATATAGAGATGACTCAAAGATCATTGAAGCTATCGATGCTGGCGAGATGTTCTTGCTTTATCAGCCTGAGATTGATATAAAAAGCGGGGAAGTTAGCAGTTTTGAGGCATTTATTAGATGGAAAAATGGCGATAAGATATTAAGGCCATCAGACTTCTTACCGCTTGCAAAAGGCTCAAAAGCAGTTGTTGCTATCGCATTATTTACACTAAAAGATGCTTTAAAAGCTAGGGCTGTGTGGCTAAAAGAGGGGATAAATGCAAAAGTTAGAGTAAATTTATGCATTAAAAAGCTAATGACATCTGAGTTTTTTGAGAAATTTAAAAAGCTTTTAGAAGATGAGCAGCTAGACGCTAATGGGCTAATCATAGATATCGTTGACTCTGCAAGTGGCGTAAATTTAGATGATGTTGTTAGATATATCGATGCTTATAAGGAGCTAGGCGTTAGCTTTTCGCTTGATGATTTTGCATCTTATTCGGGCTCAGTAGAAGCGTTAGGTATGTTAAAAACAAATAGATTTAATATAGATAAAAGATTTTGCAAACAAATTTTTGATTCAGTAGAAGCGCTAAAGACCATACGCATGATAAAGTATGTATCAGATACATTTGATTTTGATGTCATGATAAAAAATTTAGAAGATAAAAGCATGCTTGAAATTTTTGTCGGGTTTGGCTTTAGTAGATTTCAAGGACGGCTTTTTGCGCCAGAGCTTAGCCTGGATGATGTGCTCAAATTTAAATTCACCCTATCATCTCCGCTAAATGTAAGAAATTTTCAAGATGATGAGAACTACAATATGCTTTGCAAAATAGTAGGTGCAAAAGAGCTTATGATTCGTTTGATAAATTTACTTAAATGCGATGAAAAAGTAAGCGAAAAATTAAAAATCGAAATAGCAAATCAAGTAGATGATATCAGAACAATAGATAAAAAATTAGCTGAAATTTTAGATACGATCCTTGTAAAAATAGACAAAGAGAACGTAATAAATTTAGCTAATGAGGCAATTTTATTATGTGACAATGATCTAAATTTGAGTGGAGCGAATAAATAA
- a CDS encoding NAD(P)H-dependent oxidoreductase, with the protein MNYLEILKFRHACKIFDESKKISAGEFDFILEAGRLSPSSTGLEQWDFLVVQNKELREKIKAVSWNQAQITSCSHLVVVLAKIKEVKFGSAYVNKMIARNTNKDPEAIASRQKFYHDFLLANFKNDDELTFQWSHEQCMIIATNMMNAAASLGIDSCPIEGFDRHALNELLGLDESFQRVAIMVPFGYRLNPQPKKLRREISDIVTWIY; encoded by the coding sequence ATGAACTATCTTGAAATTTTAAAATTTCGTCATGCTTGCAAAATTTTTGATGAGAGCAAAAAGATCAGCGCTGGCGAGTTTGATTTTATACTAGAAGCTGGCAGGTTAAGCCCAAGCTCAACTGGCCTTGAGCAGTGGGACTTTTTGGTCGTGCAAAATAAGGAGCTTAGAGAGAAAATAAAAGCCGTTTCGTGGAACCAAGCGCAAATCACATCTTGCTCGCATTTAGTTGTCGTTTTAGCTAAGATCAAAGAGGTAAAATTTGGAAGCGCATACGTTAATAAAATGATCGCTAGAAATACTAACAAAGATCCTGAAGCCATTGCTTCAAGGCAAAAATTTTATCATGACTTTTTGCTAGCAAATTTTAAAAATGATGATGAGCTAACATTTCAGTGGTCACATGAACAATGCATGATAATCGCCACAAATATGATGAATGCAGCTGCAAGTTTGGGCATTGATAGTTGCCCGATAGAAGGCTTTGACAGACACGCTTTAAATGAACTTTTGGGGCTTGATGAGAGCTTTCAAAGAGTTGCTATTATGGTGCCATTTGGCTACCGCCTAAATCCACAACCAAAAAAACTTCGCAGAGAAATTTCTGATATCGTTACTTGGATTTATTAA
- the selD gene encoding selenide, water dikinase SelD codes for MIYHDKKLTQFVRAAGUAAKLDPSGLNKTISSLNLSHPNLLSSTNSNEDASVFKISSDLALVQTLDFITPVVNDPFIYGQIAAANSLSDVFAMGGEVINALNIVGFDSCNLAPEILGEILQGGADKVKECGGIIVGGHTIETQQMYYGLSVTGRVHPDKFWANNTAINGNVLILTKPLGSGILSTAIKADLLSMEQIKEAATIMAQLNFYALKALDGIKVYAATDVTGFGFLGHLSEMLNEKISFEIYEKNVPIITSAKEFANMGIIPEGSYKNREFAKHLVDKEADILLFDAQTSGGLLLAVGEKDAMLAVKRLKEVGYESSAIVGSAVPKSEFGIFLK; via the coding sequence ATGATCTATCACGACAAAAAGCTTACGCAGTTCGTTAGAGCCGCTGGTTGAGCTGCTAAGCTTGACCCGTCGGGTCTAAACAAAACGATTAGTAGTTTAAATTTATCTCATCCAAATCTGCTCTCAAGCACCAATTCTAATGAGGATGCGAGTGTCTTTAAAATTTCAAGTGATCTTGCACTTGTTCAAACGCTTGACTTTATAACGCCTGTGGTAAATGATCCTTTTATTTACGGTCAAATCGCTGCTGCAAATAGCCTAAGCGATGTCTTTGCAATGGGTGGTGAGGTAATAAATGCTCTAAATATCGTAGGCTTTGATAGCTGCAACTTGGCACCTGAAATTTTAGGCGAAATTTTACAAGGTGGAGCCGATAAAGTAAAAGAGTGTGGCGGTATAATCGTTGGTGGGCATACGATCGAGACACAGCAGATGTATTATGGGCTTAGCGTCACTGGAAGGGTGCATCCTGATAAATTTTGGGCAAATAATACAGCCATAAATGGCAATGTTTTGATACTTACAAAGCCCCTTGGAAGCGGTATTTTAAGTACAGCAATAAAGGCTGATTTATTAAGCATGGAGCAGATAAAAGAGGCTGCAACTATCATGGCACAGCTAAATTTTTATGCATTAAAAGCACTTGATGGCATCAAAGTCTATGCGGCCACTGATGTGACTGGATTTGGCTTTTTGGGGCATTTAAGCGAAATGCTAAATGAAAAGATCAGTTTTGAAATTTATGAAAAAAATGTGCCAATCATCACAAGTGCAAAAGAATTTGCCAATATGGGTATCATTCCAGAGGGGAGCTATAAAAACCGCGAATTTGCAAAGCATCTTGTGGACAAGGAAGCTGACATTTTGCTATTTGATGCACAGACTTCTGGTGGACTTTTGCTCGCAGTTGGTGAAAAGGACGCGATGCTCGCAGTAAAACGCTTAAAAGAAGTAGGTTATGAAAGCTCGGCTATTGTTGGCTCTGCGGTGCCAAAGAGCGAGTTTGGTATATTTTTAAAATAA
- the yedF gene encoding sulfurtransferase-like selenium metabolism protein YedF: MTTIDCRNLECPKPVIMTKNALDGLSEGESLEILVNALAPKENISRFLKNQNIEFSLESNGNETKILATKGKNALELTNFDEFVCDITPKNNKVLYLNEERAGSGEVGINLLSKFLGAFLQVEKKPKIIICVNNAVKMTTNRSHPSFKPLKDLEAAGVKILSCGSCLEAYKLVSDLAIGEISNAYEIIDILSTHEQIKL; this comes from the coding sequence ATGACAACAATTGATTGTAGAAATTTAGAGTGTCCAAAACCAGTCATAATGACAAAAAATGCACTTGATGGCTTAAGTGAAGGTGAAAGCTTAGAAATTTTGGTAAATGCACTAGCCCCAAAAGAAAATATTTCAAGATTTTTAAAAAATCAAAATATAGAATTTAGCCTAGAAAGCAATGGCAACGAGACTAAGATTTTAGCTACAAAAGGCAAAAATGCGCTTGAGCTTACAAATTTTGATGAGTTTGTCTGCGACATAACACCAAAAAATAATAAAGTACTCTATCTGAATGAAGAGCGCGCGGGAAGTGGCGAAGTGGGAATAAATTTACTATCAAAATTCCTAGGAGCATTTCTTCAAGTCGAGAAAAAGCCAAAGATAATAATCTGCGTAAATAACGCTGTAAAGATGACTACAAATCGCTCACACCCAAGCTTTAAGCCGCTTAAAGATCTTGAAGCTGCTGGTGTTAAAATTTTAAGCTGCGGAAGCTGCTTGGAGGCTTATAAGCTAGTAAGCGATCTTGCGATTGGCGAAATTTCAAATGCTTATGAGATTATCGACATACTCTCAACTCACGAGCAAATCAAACTATGA
- a CDS encoding formate dehydrogenase subunit gamma codes for MTRILTLLFTLFVTAMATQGPTGVNQYNSAIWAAERIENIKPYEQGLGPIFTFIQGNDYFAIAALSIILAVIGAFALHFLIIGPKHFSHDGKKVFAFSLIIRIAHGLAAISWIILVPTGIIIMWGAELGGGTFVRFCRYLHDTATVIFAVSVLPMLFTWTKRMLPAIYDIRWMMIVGGYLSKKKRPVPAGKFNAGQKAWYWIAIPGGIVMIITGAIMYFTDFKEPAVASWFGLTQIDLLRYSVIIHNCLGIACAVFFLVHIYMAAIAIHGAIWSMITGYKEEEEVYVLHHYWYQELVRENKIPVSDYEKSYTNLK; via the coding sequence ATGACGAGAATTCTTACTCTGCTTTTTACATTATTTGTAACAGCAATGGCAACTCAAGGACCAACTGGCGTCAATCAATATAATAGTGCTATTTGGGCGGCTGAAAGGATAGAAAATATCAAGCCATACGAACAAGGTTTGGGGCCGATATTTACTTTTATCCAAGGTAATGACTACTTTGCAATAGCAGCACTTTCTATCATTTTGGCTGTTATTGGAGCATTTGCATTACACTTTTTAATCATTGGACCAAAACATTTTAGTCATGATGGTAAAAAGGTGTTTGCTTTTTCATTGATCATACGTATAGCTCATGGTTTGGCAGCGATCTCATGGATCATTTTAGTGCCAACTGGTATCATCATTATGTGGGGTGCAGAGCTTGGCGGTGGAACATTTGTGCGTTTCTGTAGATACTTGCACGATACAGCAACTGTGATCTTTGCTGTTTCTGTGCTTCCTATGTTATTTACCTGGACAAAGAGAATGCTTCCGGCAATTTATGATATCAGATGGATGATGATAGTTGGTGGCTATTTATCAAAGAAAAAGAGACCTGTTCCAGCTGGCAAATTTAATGCTGGTCAAAAAGCATGGTACTGGATCGCTATCCCTGGTGGTATCGTTATGATAATTACTGGCGCGATTATGTATTTTACGGACTTCAAAGAGCCAGCGGTTGCTTCTTGGTTTGGTCTTACACAAATTGATCTTTTAAGATACAGCGTAATTATCCATAACTGTCTTGGCATTGCATGTGCAGTATTTTTCTTAGTTCATATTTATATGGCAGCTATTGCTATTCATGGTGCTATTTGGTCGATGATTACTGGATATAAAGAGGAAGAAGAAGTTTATGTTCTTCATCACTACTGGTATCAAGAGCTCGTTAGAGAGAATAAAATTCCAGTATCTGATTATGAAAAGTCTTATACAAATTTAAAATAA
- the nspC gene encoding carboxynorspermidine decarboxylase → MNEILKSIKTPAYVCEEAKVRKNLELLKYVKEQSGAKILVALKGFAFSGVMDMVGSYLDGATCSGLHEAKFASEYVKGEIHTYSPAFKDEDFDEILKISKHITFNSFAQWQKFKGIALQNGIICGLRVNPEVSLAPTDSYNPCGKFSRLGIIRANFKPELLDGISGLHFHALCEESASSLQIVLEAFEEKFGEFIPKMKWINMGGGHHITRADYDVELLINIIRRFREKYGVEVYLEPGEAVGWQTGFLISSVLDIVHNEKAIAILDTSAEAHMPDTVLMPYRPAVRGESENGKFAYRFGGNTCLAGDIVGLEAGDAEYKFDSELKIGDRVIFEDQIHYTIVKNTTFNGIKLPDLVLLKEDGDIKMIRELDYEEYRRRN, encoded by the coding sequence ATGAACGAAATTTTAAAGAGCATAAAAACCCCAGCCTACGTCTGCGAAGAGGCAAAAGTACGTAAAAATTTAGAGCTTTTAAAATATGTCAAAGAGCAAAGCGGAGCTAAAATTTTAGTCGCACTTAAGGGCTTTGCATTTAGCGGAGTGATGGATATGGTTGGCTCTTATCTTGACGGTGCGACTTGCAGTGGGCTTCATGAGGCAAAATTTGCAAGTGAATACGTAAAAGGCGAGATCCACACGTATAGTCCAGCCTTTAAAGATGAGGACTTTGATGAAATTTTAAAAATTTCAAAGCACATCACATTTAACTCTTTTGCTCAGTGGCAAAAATTCAAGGGTATTGCCCTGCAAAATGGCATCATCTGCGGCCTGCGGGTCAATCCAGAGGTCTCGCTAGCCCCAACTGACAGCTATAATCCATGCGGCAAATTTAGCAGGCTTGGCATTATAAGGGCAAATTTTAAGCCCGAGCTTCTTGATGGTATTAGTGGGCTTCATTTTCACGCACTTTGCGAGGAGAGTGCAAGTAGCTTGCAGATCGTACTGGAAGCATTTGAAGAGAAATTTGGCGAGTTTATCCCAAAGATGAAATGGATAAATATGGGCGGCGGTCACCACATCACGAGGGCTGATTATGACGTGGAGCTGCTTATAAATATCATTAGACGCTTCCGCGAGAAATATGGCGTAGAGGTCTATTTGGAGCCTGGCGAGGCCGTTGGCTGGCAGACTGGCTTTTTGATAAGTAGCGTGCTTGACATCGTGCATAATGAAAAAGCCATCGCCATCCTTGACACCTCGGCCGAGGCGCATATGCCTGATACCGTGCTCATGCCTTACCGCCCAGCTGTTAGAGGTGAGAGTGAAAATGGCAAATTTGCTTATAGATTTGGCGGCAATACCTGCCTAGCTGGCGATATAGTAGGGCTTGAAGCGGGCGATGCGGAGTATAAATTTGATAGCGAGCTAAAAATCGGCGACCGAGTCATCTTTGAAGATCAAATTCACTACACTATCGTAAAAAATACGACATTTAACGGCATAAAACTGCCTGATTTAGTGCTTTTAAAAGAAGATGGCGATATAAAGATGATTAGGGAGCTTGACTATGAAGAGTATAGGCGTAGAAACTAA
- a CDS encoding MoaD/ThiS family protein: MIEIEFLGPIGLENIKIEAKNLGEVKVALSEKEELKKWLNICAVAVNDEIVSDINFALKEGDKISILPPVCGG; this comes from the coding sequence GTGATAGAGATCGAATTTCTTGGGCCCATCGGACTTGAGAATATAAAAATAGAAGCGAAAAATTTAGGCGAAGTAAAAGTAGCTTTAAGCGAGAAAGAAGAGCTTAAAAAATGGCTAAATATCTGTGCGGTTGCCGTAAATGACGAGATCGTAAGCGATATAAATTTTGCTCTAAAAGAAGGAGATAAAATTTCTATATTACCGCCAGTTTGTGGGGGCTAA
- a CDS encoding molybdopterin synthase catalytic subunit, translating into MQIYNGSLDVQSITNEWYERFKDKNCGALITFVGIVREEGGISALSFDIYEPILKKWLDAWEERAKKENAYVLFAHSKGDVAVHTSSYVAGVVSPQRKVALRLINEFVEDFKANAPIWKYDVINGERIYAKERSQAINGAGILA; encoded by the coding sequence ATGCAAATTTATAATGGAAGCTTGGACGTTCAAAGCATCACAAACGAGTGGTATGAACGCTTTAAGGATAAAAACTGCGGCGCGCTCATCACTTTTGTTGGAATCGTAAGAGAAGAAGGTGGTATTTCGGCGCTTAGCTTTGATATCTATGAGCCGATCCTTAAAAAATGGCTAGATGCCTGGGAAGAGCGAGCCAAAAAAGAAAATGCCTACGTACTCTTTGCTCACTCAAAAGGCGATGTGGCCGTGCATACGAGCTCTTATGTTGCAGGCGTTGTGAGCCCTCAAAGAAAGGTCGCGCTAAGGCTCATAAACGAATTTGTCGAGGACTTTAAGGCAAATGCACCGATCTGGAAATATGACGTGATAAATGGCGAGAGAATTTATGCAAAAGAGCGCAGCCAAGCGATAAATGGTGCTGGAATTCTAGCTTAA
- a CDS encoding molybdate transport repressor, whose protein sequence is MITKESKKDVFWALVFGFGLFIFSIIGYFYLALGTASLFGIIIGALSVFFCVRKIFQNNFLSIEDDGFIITKGSKSIKFYFKDINEIAIKSFGDKKKVETLSVKFKKNRLDRDACFGLVQPLGNDLIIIFDKYELSKFTISKELRDRLNNFRA, encoded by the coding sequence ATGATAACAAAAGAGAGTAAAAAAGATGTATTTTGGGCGCTAGTCTTTGGGTTTGGACTTTTTATATTTAGCATCATTGGCTACTTTTATCTAGCTCTTGGCACAGCGTCTCTCTTTGGCATCATCATTGGCGCTCTCTCAGTATTCTTTTGTGTTAGAAAAATTTTTCAAAACAACTTTTTAAGTATTGAAGATGATGGATTTATCATCACTAAAGGCTCAAAAAGCATCAAATTTTACTTTAAGGATATCAACGAAATCGCCATTAAAAGCTTTGGCGATAAGAAAAAAGTTGAGACTTTGAGCGTAAAATTTAAGAAAAACCGTCTTGATAGAGATGCTTGCTTTGGATTAGTGCAACCACTAGGTAATGATTTGATCATCATTTTTGATAAATATGAACTCTCGAAATTTACCATTTCAAAAGAGCTAAGAGATAGGCTTAATAATTTTAGAGCCTAA